The Haloferax volcanii DS2 DNA segment TCGACTGGTCGAGGTCGACGGTGAAGCGGCGGATGATGCCCTCCTCGCGGAGACGGTCGATGCGGTCGGAGACCGCCGGCGCGGAGAGACCGACTTCGGCGGAGATGTCGCTGAACGGGCGACGGGCGTCTTCGGCGAGGAGTTCGAGGATGTGGAGGTCGGTTTCGTCGAGCGCGCGCATGCATCCCGATAGGGACCACGATGTCATAGGTGTTCCTCGCGCTCGGCTTTCGATTCGAAAGTCGAATCGGGGGGTGATCGAACTCCCGAAAGGACAATCCACTAAATCGAGAAGCCCCTACGTCGAACCGTATGTCGACTACGCTCACCGTCACCGGAATGACCTGCGAACACTGCGAACAGCGCGTCGCCGACGCCCTCGCCGGCGTCGATGGCGTCGAAGACGCGACCGCCGACCGCGAGGCGAAGCGCGCGACCGTCGAGGGCGACGCCGACACCGACGCCCTCGTCGCGGCCGTCGAAGACGCGGGCTACGACGCGAGCGCCTGAACCCGGACGAGTTGGGCCGGTCCGCGCGAGCGGAAGACCCGAACGACCGGACGGCGCGACCGACGCGTCGGTTCGACGCGCCGACCTGAACAGTTTTAGCCGGCGACCCGCTACGCTCGACCATGCACGCGCGGTCGTGGGCGACCGTCCTGTTCGCGCTCGTCATCGGACTCCTCCTCGCGCTCGGCGTCGTTCGACTCGCCGCCGGCGACACCGGCGACTTCGCGCGGAACGCCGGTATCGCCGCCCTGCTAACCGTCTTCGCCGTCGCGCTGGTCAGAGACTGGGAGACGAACGC contains these protein-coding regions:
- a CDS encoding CopZ family metallochaperone, coding for MSTTLTVTGMTCEHCEQRVADALAGVDGVEDATADREAKRATVEGDADTDALVAAVEDAGYDASA